In Nocardia asteroides, the following proteins share a genomic window:
- a CDS encoding carbohydrate ABC transporter permease — MMIDRLRLAGSHLLLAGTALVCVFPIYWLFATALRRPEDVTSLSPLPWPLSVANYADAAQKVDVAGLIVNTFVVAILSAAGQLLIALLASYAFAMYTFPLQRLMYLAFVGVWLVPFQVTMLPNYILLNRMGLINTLIGCVLPTLCSALGVLLLRQHMNAFPKELVAAAKIDGRSSWAILWTVVVPNLRPALAALGILLFINAWNEYFWPAVVLRQSNDVLQLGLRSFMGTEGDQWGPMMALASLACLPVLLLYLVLQRHIVNAFVRSGLK, encoded by the coding sequence ATGATGATTGACCGACTTCGCCTGGCGGGCAGCCATCTGCTGCTCGCCGGGACGGCGCTGGTGTGCGTGTTCCCGATCTACTGGCTGTTCGCGACGGCACTGCGCAGGCCCGAGGACGTCACCTCGCTGTCGCCGCTGCCGTGGCCGTTGTCGGTGGCCAACTATGCCGACGCCGCGCAGAAGGTCGACGTGGCCGGGCTGATCGTCAACACCTTCGTGGTGGCGATCCTGTCGGCGGCCGGACAGCTGCTGATCGCGCTGCTGGCCTCGTACGCGTTCGCCATGTACACCTTCCCGTTGCAGCGGTTGATGTATCTGGCGTTCGTGGGCGTCTGGCTGGTGCCGTTCCAGGTCACCATGCTGCCCAACTACATCCTGCTCAACCGGATGGGGCTGATCAACACGCTGATCGGCTGCGTGCTGCCCACACTGTGCTCGGCGCTGGGGGTTCTGTTGCTGCGCCAGCACATGAACGCCTTCCCCAAGGAGCTCGTCGCGGCCGCCAAGATCGACGGCCGTTCGTCGTGGGCGATCCTGTGGACGGTGGTGGTGCCCAATCTGCGCCCCGCGCTCGCGGCGCTGGGCATCCTGCTGTTCATCAACGCCTGGAACGAGTACTTCTGGCCCGCCGTGGTGCTGCGCCAGTCCAACGACGTGCTCCAGCTCGGTCTGCGCAGCTTCATGGGCACCGAGGGCGATCAGTGGGGGCCGATGATGGCGCTGGCCAGCCTGGCCTGCCTGCCGGTGCTGCTGCTGTATCTGGTGCTGCAGCGCCACATCGTCAACGCCTTCGTCCGGTCGGGGCTCAAGTGA
- a CDS encoding sterol desaturase family protein translates to MNLALRRLARYGYVPLMLVGVNGIGLALAAAHAPKPWLLLVLVVAMALSFVAERLIPYEPDWNGAQDDSVRDRVHAVVNESLILVSVAVIPLLAAIVPAPGLWPGGWPFPAQMVLAILVADAGITLTHFASHKIGVLWRFHAVHHSVTRFYGLNGLMKHPLHQTVEMAAGVAPLILIGLPVDVAAALALAVALQLLLQHSNADYRVGPLKHVLALNAGHRFHHLKWAGVGDVNFGLFTLLWDHLLGTYSYDPRRRFTSEQLGMAAHPDYPVGYTAQLIAPFRRLT, encoded by the coding sequence ATGAACCTTGCGCTGCGCCGGCTCGCCCGGTACGGGTATGTCCCCCTGATGCTGGTGGGGGTCAACGGCATCGGCCTCGCGCTGGCCGCCGCCCACGCGCCGAAGCCGTGGCTGCTGCTCGTGCTGGTGGTGGCGATGGCCCTGTCGTTCGTGGCCGAACGGCTGATCCCGTACGAACCGGACTGGAACGGCGCCCAGGACGACAGCGTCCGCGACCGGGTGCACGCCGTGGTGAACGAGTCGCTGATCCTGGTGAGCGTCGCGGTCATCCCGCTGCTCGCCGCGATCGTGCCCGCACCCGGGTTGTGGCCCGGCGGCTGGCCGTTCCCGGCGCAGATGGTGCTCGCGATCCTCGTCGCGGACGCGGGAATCACGCTGACGCACTTCGCCAGTCACAAGATCGGGGTGCTGTGGCGGTTCCACGCCGTGCACCACAGCGTCACCCGGTTCTACGGTCTCAACGGCCTGATGAAGCACCCGCTGCACCAGACCGTCGAGATGGCCGCCGGGGTGGCGCCGCTGATCCTGATCGGCCTGCCGGTCGACGTCGCCGCCGCGCTGGCCCTGGCCGTCGCCCTCCAGCTGCTGCTGCAGCACTCCAACGCCGACTACCGGGTCGGGCCGCTGAAGCACGTGCTCGCCCTGAACGCGGGGCACCGCTTCCACCACCTCAAATGGGCGGGTGTCGGCGACGTCAACTTCGGATTGTTCACCCTGCTCTGGGACCACCTGCTGGGTACCTACAGCTACGACCCGCGGCGCCGCTTCACCTCCGAACAGCTCGGCATGGCAGCGCATCCGGACTATCCGGTCGGCTATACGGCCCAGCTGATCGCGCCCTTCCGCCGCCTCACTTGA
- a CDS encoding helix-turn-helix transcriptional regulator: MTPRASGAAWRGAGAVIRPGVLAFTGTIGGTRAHAHHAVQIVVADTPVTVADAAGRTHTGTELVIPPDTEHRIETGAATGIVVFLDPDSPAGRGAVARVADHGWGGGPTLRDLTRSVVAAGDFVDGLLGTLAEAGGGAAVARHPAVVAAVAALPALVARGPVRTGEVAARVGLSASRLTHLFTAQVGLPLRRYILWLRLMSAVELARAGHDLTTIAHTAGFADSAHLTRTCREIFGLPPSALTGAVDWDDSRIVQAPSGERRPG, encoded by the coding sequence GTGACGCCGCGGGCATCCGGCGCGGCCTGGCGCGGTGCCGGGGCGGTGATCCGTCCCGGCGTGCTCGCCTTCACCGGGACGATCGGCGGCACTCGCGCCCACGCCCACCATGCCGTGCAGATCGTCGTGGCCGACACGCCGGTGACCGTGGCCGACGCTGCCGGTCGCACGCACACCGGGACCGAGCTCGTGATCCCGCCCGATACCGAGCACCGCATCGAAACCGGCGCCGCGACAGGGATCGTCGTGTTCCTGGACCCGGATTCCCCGGCCGGTCGCGGTGCGGTGGCGCGGGTCGCGGACCACGGCTGGGGTGGTGGGCCCACCCTGCGCGATCTCACGCGGTCCGTGGTCGCCGCCGGCGACTTCGTCGACGGGCTGCTGGGCACCCTGGCGGAGGCGGGTGGCGGTGCCGCCGTCGCACGGCATCCGGCCGTGGTGGCGGCGGTGGCCGCGTTGCCCGCGCTGGTGGCGCGCGGCCCGGTGCGCACGGGCGAGGTCGCCGCCCGCGTCGGCTTGTCGGCCAGCCGGCTCACCCATCTGTTCACCGCCCAGGTCGGGCTACCGCTGCGCCGCTACATCCTCTGGTTGCGGCTGATGAGCGCCGTCGAGTTGGCCCGGGCCGGCCACGACCTGACCACGATCGCCCACACCGCGGGGTTCGCCGACAGCGCGCACCTCACCCGGACCTGCCGGGAGATCTTCGGGCTGCCGCCGTCGGCGCTGACCGGCGCGGTGGACTGGGACGACAGCCGAATCGTTCAAGCGCCGTCGGGGGAGCGGCGCCCAGGCTGA
- a CDS encoding pyridoxal phosphate-dependent aminotransferase: MQVKQSSKLSGVSYEIRGPVAEEAARLEAEGHHVVKLNTGNPLIFGFDAPPDLLQDMVRTLPSSTGYSSSKGLLSARRAVVQYYQTLGVDDVSVEEVFLGNGVSELIMMAMTALLENGDEVLVPAPDFPLWTAATALNGGTPVHYLCDEGADWYPDLADITAKITDRTRAIVLINPNNPTGAVYPPEVLREILEIARRHNLVVFADEIYDKIYYDDLEHTAVASLAPDLLCLTFSGLSKNYRAAGLRSGWLVVSGPTQHAASYLEGLTMLAGLRLCANVPAQQAIQAALGGHQSIYDLTLPGGRLREQRDRAWEALNAIPGVSCVKPKGALYAFPRIDLDMYRIHDDEKFVLDLLLQEKLHIVQGTGFNWPRPDHFRIVTLPHADELEAIIERIGRFLSTYRQ, from the coding sequence ATGCAGGTCAAGCAGTCCAGCAAGCTGTCGGGAGTGTCGTACGAGATCCGCGGCCCGGTCGCGGAGGAGGCCGCTCGGCTCGAGGCCGAGGGGCATCACGTCGTCAAGCTGAACACCGGCAACCCGCTGATCTTCGGCTTCGACGCGCCGCCGGATCTGTTGCAGGACATGGTGCGCACGCTGCCGTCGTCCACCGGCTACTCCTCGTCGAAGGGGCTGCTCTCGGCCCGGCGCGCGGTGGTGCAGTACTACCAGACCCTCGGCGTCGACGACGTGAGCGTCGAGGAGGTCTTCCTCGGCAACGGCGTCTCCGAGCTGATCATGATGGCGATGACCGCGCTGCTGGAGAACGGCGACGAGGTCCTGGTCCCGGCCCCGGACTTCCCGCTGTGGACCGCCGCCACCGCCCTCAACGGCGGCACCCCCGTGCACTACCTGTGCGACGAGGGCGCCGACTGGTACCCCGACCTGGCCGACATCACCGCCAAGATCACCGACCGCACCCGCGCCATCGTGCTGATCAACCCCAACAACCCGACCGGCGCGGTCTACCCGCCGGAGGTGCTGCGCGAGATCCTCGAGATCGCGCGCAGGCACAATCTGGTGGTCTTCGCCGACGAGATCTACGACAAGATCTACTACGACGACCTCGAGCACACCGCTGTCGCCTCCCTCGCCCCCGATCTGCTCTGCCTGACCTTCTCGGGCCTGTCGAAGAACTACCGGGCCGCCGGATTGCGCTCGGGCTGGCTGGTGGTCTCCGGCCCCACCCAGCACGCGGCGAGCTACCTGGAGGGCCTGACCATGCTGGCCGGTCTGCGGCTGTGCGCGAATGTGCCCGCCCAGCAAGCCATTCAGGCCGCGCTCGGCGGACATCAGAGCATCTACGACCTCACCCTGCCCGGCGGCAGGCTGCGCGAGCAGCGCGACCGCGCGTGGGAGGCCCTCAACGCCATTCCGGGTGTGTCGTGTGTGAAGCCCAAGGGCGCCCTGTACGCCTTCCCGCGCATCGACCTGGACATGTACCGGATCCACGACGACGAGAAGTTCGTGCTGGACCTGCTGCTACAGGAGAAGCTGCACATCGTCCAGGGCACCGGCTTCAACTGGCCGCGGCCGGACCACTTCCGCATCGTCACCCTGCCGCACGCCGACGAGCTCGAGGCGATCATCGAACGCATCGGCCGCTTCCTGTCGACCTACCGGCAGTGA
- a CDS encoding winged helix-turn-helix transcriptional regulator, with protein sequence MSRRSYAHYCSVSRALDLVGDRWTLLVVRELTAGPRRYSDLLADLPGISTDMLATRLKDLERDGILTHHRNGMRSSYELTDAGRALRPVLDALSGWGTPLLGERAPTDAVRAHWLALPLGHAVAGLVPAGTVTVHIGETVLHYVIGPDGVTHHDGPATAADRDLRLDLAEATEIVTGAKSLADIVGE encoded by the coding sequence GTGTCACGCCGAAGCTACGCCCACTACTGCTCGGTCAGCCGCGCCCTGGATCTGGTCGGCGACCGCTGGACGCTGCTCGTGGTCCGCGAACTCACCGCGGGTCCGCGCCGCTACAGCGATCTGCTCGCCGACCTGCCCGGGATCAGCACCGACATGCTGGCCACCCGGCTCAAGGACCTCGAGCGCGACGGCATCCTCACCCACCATCGCAACGGGATGCGCTCCAGCTACGAGCTGACCGACGCGGGCCGCGCCCTGCGCCCGGTCCTCGACGCCCTGTCCGGCTGGGGCACGCCCCTGCTGGGCGAGCGCGCCCCGACCGACGCCGTGCGCGCGCACTGGCTGGCGCTGCCCCTCGGCCACGCCGTCGCCGGCCTCGTGCCCGCGGGCACGGTCACCGTCCACATCGGCGAGACCGTCCTGCACTACGTGATCGGCCCCGACGGCGTCACCCACCACGACGGCCCGGCCACCGCCGCCGACCGCGACCTGCGGCTGGATCTGGCCGAGGCCACCGAGATCGTCACCGGCGCGAAGTCACTCGCCGACATCGTGGGCGAGTGA
- a CDS encoding acetyl-CoA carboxylase biotin carboxylase subunit has protein sequence MTRPLRKVLIANRGEIAVRVIRTCRELGIATVAVHSAADRDSAAVRLADERVQIGPAPAKRSYLSIPAIIEAARATGADAIHPGYGFLSEDPDFAEVCETEGFVFVGAPAAVMARLGDKSTARALMADAGLPLLPGSRDPIDDVDTARALAEEIGYPVIIKAVAGGGGRGMRVVRDGEDFGTAWQQTRATAAAVFGDGRLYLERYLESARHVEVQILADTHGTVVHLGLRDCSLQRRHQKLVEEAPAPGLSDELAEQIGAAAVRGCAAAGYVGAGTVEFLLAPDGEFYFMEVNCRLQVEHPVTEMVTGVDLVAEQLRIAAGEPLRVGAGVRPSGVAIECRVNAEDPEREFAPAPGTLTECVLPAGPFVRVDTHIAAGYAVPPHYDSLLAKVVVWAPDRPAAIDRMRRALAETTIAGAGVATTTDFLHDILDHPRFRAAAHDTALIGSLTAR, from the coding sequence GTGACCCGCCCCTTGCGCAAGGTACTCATCGCCAACCGCGGTGAGATCGCGGTCCGGGTGATCCGCACCTGCCGGGAACTCGGCATCGCGACCGTCGCCGTGCACTCGGCCGCCGACCGGGACTCGGCGGCGGTGCGGCTGGCCGACGAACGGGTCCAGATCGGTCCCGCCCCGGCCAAACGCAGCTACCTGTCGATCCCGGCGATCATCGAGGCCGCCCGCGCCACCGGTGCGGACGCCATCCATCCCGGCTACGGATTCCTCTCCGAGGACCCGGATTTCGCCGAGGTCTGCGAGACCGAGGGGTTCGTCTTCGTGGGTGCGCCCGCCGCCGTGATGGCCCGCCTGGGCGACAAGTCCACCGCGCGGGCGCTCATGGCCGACGCGGGCCTGCCGCTGCTGCCCGGCAGCCGTGACCCGATCGACGACGTCGACACGGCCCGGGCGCTGGCCGAGGAGATCGGCTACCCGGTGATCATCAAGGCGGTCGCCGGTGGTGGCGGTCGCGGTATGCGGGTGGTCCGTGACGGTGAGGACTTCGGCACCGCCTGGCAGCAGACCAGGGCCACCGCCGCGGCGGTGTTCGGTGACGGCAGGCTCTACCTGGAGCGCTATCTGGAATCGGCGCGGCACGTGGAGGTCCAGATCCTGGCCGACACCCACGGCACCGTCGTGCACCTCGGGCTGCGGGACTGCTCGCTGCAGCGCAGGCATCAGAAGCTGGTGGAGGAAGCACCCGCACCCGGCCTGTCCGACGAGCTCGCCGAACAGATCGGCGCGGCGGCGGTGCGTGGCTGCGCGGCCGCGGGGTATGTCGGCGCGGGCACCGTGGAGTTCCTGCTCGCGCCCGACGGCGAGTTCTACTTCATGGAGGTCAACTGCCGGCTGCAGGTGGAACACCCCGTCACCGAGATGGTCACCGGCGTCGACCTCGTCGCCGAACAGCTGCGCATCGCGGCCGGTGAGCCGCTGCGGGTGGGCGCGGGCGTCCGCCCGTCCGGGGTCGCCATCGAATGTCGCGTCAACGCCGAGGATCCCGAACGCGAATTCGCCCCGGCCCCGGGCACACTCACCGAGTGCGTGCTCCCGGCCGGCCCGTTCGTGCGCGTCGACACGCACATAGCCGCCGGTTACGCCGTTCCCCCGCACTATGATTCGCTGCTCGCCAAGGTCGTCGTGTGGGCGCCGGACCGCCCGGCCGCCATCGACCGCATGCGCCGCGCCCTCGCCGAGACCACCATCGCCGGCGCGGGCGTCGCCACCACCACCGACTTCCTGCACGACATCCTCGACCACCCCCGCTTCCGCGCAGCCGCCCACGACACTGCCCTCATCGGTAGCCTCACCGCTCGCTGA
- a CDS encoding acetyl-CoA carboxylase biotin carboxyl carrier protein translates to MSESATSESTLRAVSATDADHSLAVLTRHALSVRAAASAPTSVTIANGPVLLRITWDDHPVSAPAVGHENGTDMAGHLSLVTPAAAAPTSAVRADAAAAANTFALTAETVGVFYRSPEPGAAPFVAVGDPVRAGQQVGIIEAMKLMIPVTATREGVVAELLVDNGDAVEHGQPLIVFEALR, encoded by the coding sequence ATGTCCGAGTCCGCGACCAGCGAATCCACCTTGCGCGCCGTGAGCGCCACCGACGCCGATCACAGCCTGGCGGTGCTCACCCGGCACGCGCTGTCCGTGCGCGCCGCCGCGTCGGCCCCGACCTCGGTGACCATCGCCAACGGTCCTGTGCTGCTGCGCATCACCTGGGACGACCACCCGGTCTCTGCGCCCGCCGTGGGCCACGAGAACGGCACCGACATGGCGGGCCACCTCTCGCTGGTCACCCCGGCCGCCGCCGCGCCCACCTCCGCCGTGCGGGCCGACGCCGCCGCGGCCGCGAACACCTTCGCCCTGACCGCCGAGACGGTCGGCGTGTTCTACCGCTCGCCGGAACCCGGTGCCGCGCCGTTCGTCGCGGTCGGTGACCCCGTCCGGGCGGGTCAGCAGGTCGGCATCATCGAGGCGATGAAGCTGATGATCCCGGTCACCGCGACCAGGGAGGGCGTCGTCGCCGAACTGCTCGTCGACAATGGTGACGCCGTCGAGCACGGCCAGCCGCTGATCGTGTTCGAGGCGCTGCGGTGA
- the accD gene encoding acetyl-CoA carboxylase, carboxyltransferase subunit beta, translated as MTIVETGTATLGPAWLLCPACRTVVYGKRYDRADRVCPECDDHGMLTADQRVDLLLDEDSARPIATAATVTDPLGFVDTKPYPERAEQARRATGLPEAIRCVRGTVDGTPIVLAVMDFRFLGGSLGSAVGEAVTAAAEAALADRAPLVIVTASGGARMQEGILALMQMAKTSRALRRLDDAGVLTVSIITDPTYGGVAASFATSTDIIIAEPGARLGFAGPRVIQQTIGQTLPPGFQTAEFLLAHGIVDMICHRSALRARLSRLVAMSTRPPRRTEPGDGDAVITDPAVLTARGSWDCVRAARRLGRPTTLDYLASAFDDFVELHGDRMSADCPAMIAGLARLDGLPVVVIGTQKGHTGAELTERNYGMPTPAGYRKAARVLRLAAKLGRPVVALVDTAGAYPGIEAEEQGQAVAIAESLKLLAGLPVPVVTVITGEGGSGGALALALADRVLVCENAVYSVISPEGCAAILWKDPAAAPRAAAALRVDAAALLELGIADAVVPEPPGGADRDPVGAAALLRRAVRQAVHELRAWPVTDLLAQRHSRFRAYGVVRPENPAAR; from the coding sequence ATGACCATCGTCGAGACCGGAACCGCCACCCTCGGCCCCGCCTGGCTGCTGTGCCCGGCCTGCCGGACGGTCGTCTACGGCAAACGCTACGACCGCGCCGACCGGGTCTGCCCCGAATGCGACGACCACGGCATGCTCACCGCCGACCAGCGCGTCGACCTGCTCCTGGACGAGGATTCGGCCCGGCCGATCGCGACCGCGGCGACCGTCACCGACCCGCTCGGCTTCGTCGACACCAAGCCCTATCCGGAACGGGCCGAGCAGGCACGCCGGGCGACCGGTCTGCCCGAGGCGATCCGCTGCGTGCGCGGCACCGTCGACGGCACGCCGATCGTGCTGGCGGTCATGGACTTCCGGTTCCTCGGTGGCAGCCTGGGCAGCGCCGTCGGCGAGGCGGTCACCGCCGCCGCCGAAGCGGCACTGGCCGACCGGGCGCCGCTGGTGATCGTCACCGCCTCCGGTGGCGCGCGGATGCAGGAGGGCATCCTCGCGCTCATGCAGATGGCCAAGACCAGCCGTGCGCTGCGCCGTCTCGACGACGCGGGCGTGCTGACCGTCTCGATCATCACCGACCCGACCTACGGCGGCGTCGCCGCCTCCTTCGCCACTTCCACCGACATCATCATCGCCGAACCCGGTGCACGCCTGGGCTTCGCGGGCCCGCGGGTGATCCAGCAGACCATCGGCCAGACCCTGCCCCCCGGGTTCCAGACCGCCGAATTCCTGCTCGCGCACGGCATCGTGGACATGATCTGCCACCGGTCCGCGCTGCGCGCCCGGCTGTCGCGCCTGGTCGCGATGAGCACCCGCCCGCCGCGCCGCACCGAGCCGGGCGACGGCGACGCCGTCATCACCGACCCGGCCGTGCTCACCGCGCGCGGCTCCTGGGACTGCGTGCGCGCGGCCCGCCGGCTCGGCAGGCCGACCACCCTGGACTACCTGGCGTCGGCCTTCGACGATTTCGTCGAGCTGCACGGCGACCGGATGTCGGCCGACTGCCCGGCCATGATCGCGGGCCTGGCCCGGCTCGACGGACTGCCGGTCGTCGTGATCGGGACGCAGAAGGGCCACACCGGCGCCGAACTGACCGAACGCAACTACGGCATGCCGACCCCGGCGGGCTACCGCAAGGCAGCCCGGGTGCTGCGGCTGGCCGCCAAGCTCGGCCGCCCGGTCGTCGCGCTGGTCGACACCGCGGGCGCCTACCCCGGTATCGAGGCCGAGGAGCAGGGCCAGGCGGTCGCCATCGCCGAGTCGCTGAAACTGCTCGCCGGCCTGCCGGTTCCGGTCGTCACCGTGATCACCGGCGAAGGCGGCAGCGGGGGAGCGCTGGCCCTGGCGCTGGCTGACCGGGTCCTGGTGTGCGAGAACGCGGTCTACTCGGTGATCAGCCCCGAAGGGTGCGCGGCGATCCTGTGGAAGGACCCGGCCGCCGCGCCCCGCGCCGCCGCCGCCCTGCGCGTCGACGCGGCCGCCCTGCTGGAACTGGGCATCGCCGACGCCGTGGTCCCCGAACCCCCGGGCGGGGCCGACCGTGACCCCGTCGGTGCGGCCGCGCTCCTGCGCCGCGCCGTCCGCCAGGCCGTGCACGAACTGCGCGCCTGGCCGGTCACCGACCTGCTTGCCCAGCGCCACAGCCGATTCCGGGCCTACGGCGTGGTGCGGCCCGAGAACCCGGCGGCCCGATGA
- a CDS encoding PfaD family polyunsaturated fatty acid/polyketide biosynthesis protein, translating into MTTMRTAAVASTAAEITALLLDLDAPVWIVRADGRVGATADQAVAAGAQVLAAVAPLPPEHLGDSAFRAAHGVRSAYAAGAMANGIASPALVKAMARHGYLAAYGAAGVAPAVVDSALGELATELGGQPFACNLIHSPSEPALERAIVDACLRHGVRCVEASAFMDLTAEVVRYRAAGLTVDRQGGITIGHRVIAKVSRVEVADLFLRPAPARLLADLVAAGRITTDQARLAERVPMADDITAEADSGGHTDRRPLTVLLPELIAARDRLAATVPGADRVRIGAAGGIGTPDAVAAAFGLGAAYVVTGSVNQSAVEAAQCGATKTLLAKAEFADCAMSPSSDMFELGVQVQVLRRGTMFAARAQRLYDTYRAYDGLDALPATLRAELESSLFRRPLDEVWQECVRYFTERDPAQLAGAEQDPKAQMALVFRWYLGLSSGWSIRGEADRVTDYQIWCGPAMGAFNTWAAGTYLAAPENRAVADIAGQLMTGAAYLTRVAQLRTAGVRLPAACARYVPRPLEDR; encoded by the coding sequence ATGACCACGATGCGCACCGCTGCGGTGGCGAGCACCGCCGCGGAGATCACCGCCCTGCTGCTGGACCTGGACGCCCCGGTCTGGATCGTCCGCGCCGACGGTCGCGTCGGCGCCACCGCCGACCAGGCCGTGGCGGCCGGAGCCCAGGTGCTCGCGGCCGTGGCACCGCTGCCGCCGGAACACCTCGGCGACAGCGCTTTCCGCGCCGCGCACGGCGTCCGGTCCGCCTACGCGGCGGGCGCGATGGCCAACGGCATCGCCTCACCCGCCCTGGTGAAGGCCATGGCCCGCCACGGCTACCTGGCCGCTTACGGCGCGGCCGGCGTCGCACCGGCCGTCGTCGACTCGGCGCTGGGCGAACTGGCCACAGAACTCGGCGGACAACCGTTCGCCTGCAACCTCATCCACAGTCCCAGCGAACCGGCGCTGGAACGCGCCATCGTCGATGCCTGCCTGCGGCACGGCGTGCGCTGCGTGGAGGCCTCGGCCTTCATGGATCTCACCGCCGAGGTCGTGCGCTACCGGGCCGCCGGCCTCACGGTCGACCGGCAGGGCGGCATCACCATCGGGCACCGGGTGATCGCCAAGGTGTCCCGCGTCGAGGTGGCCGACCTGTTCCTGCGACCCGCGCCCGCGCGACTGCTGGCCGATCTCGTCGCGGCGGGCCGGATCACCACCGACCAGGCCCGGCTCGCCGAGCGCGTCCCGATGGCCGACGACATCACCGCCGAGGCCGACTCCGGCGGCCACACCGACCGCAGGCCGCTGACGGTCCTGCTGCCCGAACTGATCGCCGCCCGGGATCGCCTGGCCGCCACCGTCCCCGGCGCCGACCGGGTGCGGATCGGCGCCGCGGGCGGCATCGGCACCCCCGACGCCGTCGCCGCCGCCTTCGGGCTCGGCGCGGCCTACGTGGTCACCGGTTCGGTCAACCAGTCGGCGGTGGAGGCCGCGCAGTGCGGCGCCACCAAGACCCTGCTGGCCAAGGCCGAATTCGCCGACTGCGCCATGTCGCCGTCCTCGGACATGTTCGAACTCGGCGTGCAGGTCCAGGTGCTGCGGCGCGGCACGATGTTCGCCGCCAGGGCGCAGCGGCTCTACGACACCTACCGCGCCTACGACGGCCTCGACGCCCTGCCCGCGACACTGCGCGCCGAGCTCGAGTCCAGCCTGTTCCGCAGGCCGCTCGACGAGGTGTGGCAGGAGTGCGTGCGGTACTTCACCGAACGCGATCCCGCCCAGCTGGCCGGGGCCGAACAGGACCCGAAGGCGCAGATGGCGCTGGTCTTCCGCTGGTACCTCGGCCTGTCCTCGGGCTGGAGCATCCGCGGCGAAGCCGACCGGGTCACCGACTACCAGATCTGGTGCGGTCCCGCGATGGGCGCCTTCAACACCTGGGCGGCGGGGACCTACCTGGCCGCACCCGAGAACCGGGCCGTCGCCGATATCGCGGGACAGCTCATGACGGGCGCCGCCTACCTGACCCGGGTCGCCCAGCTGCGGACCGCCGGTGTCCGGCTGCCCGCGGCCTGTGCCCGCTACGTCCCACGCCCGCTGGAGGACCGATGA